A genome region from Arachis duranensis cultivar V14167 chromosome 8, aradu.V14167.gnm2.J7QH, whole genome shotgun sequence includes the following:
- the LOC107462395 gene encoding putative pentatricopeptide repeat-containing protein At1g12700, mitochondrial isoform X2 — MLYATRLCLLHSQPLPSRDAYKFDNVEDAVALFNCKVDMHPQPSIVELTKILGTIVKMKYYATAIHLYTHMESKGILPFSVTLNIMINCYGHAGQMGFALSVMSKFVKWGFKPSAVTFTTLMKGLCLNGKILDALYIYGKIVAKGFWFDEVMYGTLINGLCKSGETRVALQRLWKMEGQFVKPNLVMYNIVVDGLCKDGLLNDALDLYFNMLGRGISPDIVTYTSLIYGFCHAGQWKEAGLLLNEIFVKDISLDVYTFNIIIDALCKEEMLLQAHDLCDVMILRGQQPNIITYTILMNGYCLNNKVDEARNLFDMVIERGVVPDVWSYNILIKGYCKINRVDEARNLMKDMFRKNIVPNIVTYNTLVDGLCKAGRISSAREIVNEMHYCGQPFPNVTTYNIILDFVCKNQHLDEAIRLFKSLIFERRFVPNVWSYNILISGYCKNKRLDGAMNLLQDMFKNLDPNIETYNILLHALCDRQQLGKAVILLYQIIDDDICPNLYTYKILVHGL, encoded by the exons ATGTTGTATGCAACGAG GCTATGTCTTCTTCATTCACAACCACTTCCATCACGAGACGCTTACAAATTTGATAATGTTGAAGATGCTGTAGCTTTATTTAATTGCAAGGTTGATATGCATCCGCAGCCATCGATTGTGGAATTGACCAAAATCTTGGGAACGATTGTAAAGATGAAGTATTATGCCACGGCTATTCATCTTTATACCCATATGGAGTCAAAGGGCATCCTACCATTTAGTGTTACTTTGAACATCATGATCAATTGTTATGGCCATGCAGGTCAGATGGGTTTTGCACTCTCGGTAATGAGCAAGTTTGTTAAGTGGGGTTTTAAGCCAAGTGCTGTAACTTTTACTACACTAATGAAGGGGTTGTGTCTTAATGGTAAGATTTTGGATGCACTCTACATTTATGGTAAAATAGTTGCAAAAGGATTTTGGTTTGATGAAGTTATGTACGGAACTTTAATCAATGGACTGTGCAAGTCTGGAGAAACAAGAGTTGCTCTTCAAAGGCTTTGGAAAATGGAGGGTCAGTTTGTTAAGCCGAATCTTGTAATGTACAATATTGTTGTTGATGGTTTGTGCAAAGATGGACTTTTGAATGATGCACtggatttatattttaatatgcttGGTCGAGGAATTTCCCCTGATATTGTTACTTACACTTCATTAATATATGGTTTTTGTCATGCGGGCCAATGGAAAGAAGCTGGATTATTGCTGAATGAGATTTTTGTTAAAGACATCAGCCTAGATGTGTATACCTTTAACATAATAATTGATGCATTATGCAAAGAAGAGATGCTATTACAAGCCCACGATTTGTGCGATGTGATGATTCTAAGGGGCCAACAACCAAACATTATTACTTACACAATTTTGATGAATGGATATTGTTTGAACAATAAAGTTGATGAGGCAAGAAACTTATTTGATATGGTAATTGAAAGGGGTGTTGTGCCTGATGTTTGGAGTTATAACATCTTGATTAAAGGTTATTGCAAGATTAACAGAGTGGATGAGGCCAGGAATTTGATGAAAGATATGTTTCGTAAGAACATAGTTCCAAACATTGTAACTTACAATACTCTAGTTGATGGCTTGTGCAAAGCTGGTAGAATCTCGTCTGCAAGGGAGATTGTTAATGAAATGCATTATTGCGGTCAACCATTCCCTAATGTAACCACTTATAATATCATTTTAGATTTCGTGTGCAAAAACCAGCATCTTGATGAGGCAATTAGATTATTTAAAAGTCTCATCTTTGAAAGACGTTTTGTTCCAAATGTTTGGAGTTACAATATCTTGATTAGTGGTTATTGCAAGAATAAAAGATTAGATGGAGCCATGAATCTTTTACAAGATATGTTCAAGAATTTGGATCCAAATATTGAAACTTACAATATATTGTTACACGCGTTATGCGACAGACAGCAACTTGGCAAGGCAGTTATACTATTATACCAAATTATTGATGATGATATTTGTCCTAATTTGTACACATACAAAATACTTGTACATGGTTTATAG
- the LOC107462278 gene encoding pentatricopeptide repeat-containing protein At3g22470, mitochondrial-like, with translation MKGLYLNGKILDALYIYGKIVAKGFWFDEVMYETLINGLCKSGETRVALQRLWKMEGQFVKANFVMYNIVVDGLCKGGLLNDALDLYFNMLGRGISPDIKEAGLLLNEIFVKDISLDVYTFNIIIDALCKEEMLLQVHDLCDVMILRGQQPNIITYTILINGYCLNNKVDEARKLFDMVIERGVVLDVWSYNILIKGYCKINRVDEAMNFRKDMFLKNIVPNIVTYNSLVDSLCKAGRISSAWEIVNEMHYCGQPFLDVNTYNILLDFVCKNQHLDEAIALFKSLIYERSFVPNIWSYNILISGYYKNKRFDEAMKLFLYMCSKNLDPNIETYNILLHALYDRQQLGKAIILLNQIVDDDICPNLYTYKILIYGL, from the exons ATGAAGGGGTTGTATCTTAATGGTAAGATTTTGGATGCACTCTACATTTATGGTAAAATAGTTGCAAAAGGATTTTGGTTTGATGAAGTTATGTACGAAACCTTAATCAATGGGCTGTGTAAGTCTGGAGAAACAAGAGTTGCTCTCCAAAGGCTTTGGAAAATGGAGGGTCAGTTTGTTAAGGCAAATTTTGTAATGTACAATATTGTTGTTGATGGTTTGTGCAAAGGTGGACTTTTGAATGATGCACtggatttatattttaatatgcttGGTCGAGGAATTTCCCCTGATATT AAAGAAGCTGGATTATTGCTGAATGAGATTTTTGTTAAAGACATCAGCCTAGATGTGTATACCTTTAACATAATAATTGATGCATTATGCAAAGAAGAGATGCTATTACAAGTCCACGATTTGTGCGATGTGATGATTCTAAGGGGCCAGCAACCAAACATTATTACTTACACAATTTTGATAAATGGATATTGTTTGAACAATAAAGTTGATGAGGCaagaaaattatttgatatGGTAATTGAAAGGGGGGTTGTGCTTGATGTTTGGAGTTATAACATCTTGATTAAAGGTTATTGCAAGATTAACAGAGTGGATGAGGCCATGAATTTTAGGAAAGATATGTTTCTTAAGAACATAGTTCCAAACATTGTAACTTACAATTCTCTAGTTGATAGCTTGTGCAAAGCTGGTAGAATCTCATCTGCATGGGAGATTGTTAATGAAATGCATTATTGCGGTCAACCATTCCTTGATGTAAACACTTATAATATCCTTTTAGATTTCGTGTGCAAAAACCAGCATCTTGATGAGGCAATTGCATTATTTAAAAGTCTCATCTATGAAAGAAGTTTTGTTCCAAATATTTGGAGTTACAATATCTTGATTAGTGGTTATTACAAGAATAAAAGATTTGATGAAGCCATGAAGCTTTTCCTATATATGTGTTCCAAGAATTTGGATCCAAATATTGAAACTTACAATATATTGTTACATGCATTATACGACAGGCAGCAACTTGGCAAGGCAATTATACTATTAAACCAAATTGTTGATGATGATATTTGTCCTAATTTGTACACATACAAAATACTTATATATGGTTTATAG
- the LOC107462395 gene encoding putative pentatricopeptide repeat-containing protein At1g12700, mitochondrial isoform X1: MLYATRYAILKLHRFLLPSSNLLAFMPYAYRTRLCLLHSQPLPSRDAYKFDNVEDAVALFNCKVDMHPQPSIVELTKILGTIVKMKYYATAIHLYTHMESKGILPFSVTLNIMINCYGHAGQMGFALSVMSKFVKWGFKPSAVTFTTLMKGLCLNGKILDALYIYGKIVAKGFWFDEVMYGTLINGLCKSGETRVALQRLWKMEGQFVKPNLVMYNIVVDGLCKDGLLNDALDLYFNMLGRGISPDIVTYTSLIYGFCHAGQWKEAGLLLNEIFVKDISLDVYTFNIIIDALCKEEMLLQAHDLCDVMILRGQQPNIITYTILMNGYCLNNKVDEARNLFDMVIERGVVPDVWSYNILIKGYCKINRVDEARNLMKDMFRKNIVPNIVTYNTLVDGLCKAGRISSAREIVNEMHYCGQPFPNVTTYNIILDFVCKNQHLDEAIRLFKSLIFERRFVPNVWSYNILISGYCKNKRLDGAMNLLQDMFKNLDPNIETYNILLHALCDRQQLGKAVILLYQIIDDDICPNLYTYKILVHGL; encoded by the coding sequence ATGTTGTATGCAACGAGGTATGCAATCCTTAAACTCCATCGCTTTCTTCTGCCATCATCGAACTTACTTGCTTTTATGCCATATGCCTACCGTACAAGGCTATGTCTTCTTCATTCACAACCACTTCCATCACGAGACGCTTACAAATTTGATAATGTTGAAGATGCTGTAGCTTTATTTAATTGCAAGGTTGATATGCATCCGCAGCCATCGATTGTGGAATTGACCAAAATCTTGGGAACGATTGTAAAGATGAAGTATTATGCCACGGCTATTCATCTTTATACCCATATGGAGTCAAAGGGCATCCTACCATTTAGTGTTACTTTGAACATCATGATCAATTGTTATGGCCATGCAGGTCAGATGGGTTTTGCACTCTCGGTAATGAGCAAGTTTGTTAAGTGGGGTTTTAAGCCAAGTGCTGTAACTTTTACTACACTAATGAAGGGGTTGTGTCTTAATGGTAAGATTTTGGATGCACTCTACATTTATGGTAAAATAGTTGCAAAAGGATTTTGGTTTGATGAAGTTATGTACGGAACTTTAATCAATGGACTGTGCAAGTCTGGAGAAACAAGAGTTGCTCTTCAAAGGCTTTGGAAAATGGAGGGTCAGTTTGTTAAGCCGAATCTTGTAATGTACAATATTGTTGTTGATGGTTTGTGCAAAGATGGACTTTTGAATGATGCACtggatttatattttaatatgcttGGTCGAGGAATTTCCCCTGATATTGTTACTTACACTTCATTAATATATGGTTTTTGTCATGCGGGCCAATGGAAAGAAGCTGGATTATTGCTGAATGAGATTTTTGTTAAAGACATCAGCCTAGATGTGTATACCTTTAACATAATAATTGATGCATTATGCAAAGAAGAGATGCTATTACAAGCCCACGATTTGTGCGATGTGATGATTCTAAGGGGCCAACAACCAAACATTATTACTTACACAATTTTGATGAATGGATATTGTTTGAACAATAAAGTTGATGAGGCAAGAAACTTATTTGATATGGTAATTGAAAGGGGTGTTGTGCCTGATGTTTGGAGTTATAACATCTTGATTAAAGGTTATTGCAAGATTAACAGAGTGGATGAGGCCAGGAATTTGATGAAAGATATGTTTCGTAAGAACATAGTTCCAAACATTGTAACTTACAATACTCTAGTTGATGGCTTGTGCAAAGCTGGTAGAATCTCGTCTGCAAGGGAGATTGTTAATGAAATGCATTATTGCGGTCAACCATTCCCTAATGTAACCACTTATAATATCATTTTAGATTTCGTGTGCAAAAACCAGCATCTTGATGAGGCAATTAGATTATTTAAAAGTCTCATCTTTGAAAGACGTTTTGTTCCAAATGTTTGGAGTTACAATATCTTGATTAGTGGTTATTGCAAGAATAAAAGATTAGATGGAGCCATGAATCTTTTACAAGATATGTTCAAGAATTTGGATCCAAATATTGAAACTTACAATATATTGTTACACGCGTTATGCGACAGACAGCAACTTGGCAAGGCAGTTATACTATTATACCAAATTATTGATGATGATATTTGTCCTAATTTGTACACATACAAAATACTTGTACATGGTTTATAG